One window of the Nicotiana tabacum cultivar K326 chromosome 4, ASM71507v2, whole genome shotgun sequence genome contains the following:
- the LOC107779648 gene encoding dolichyl-diphosphooligosaccharide--protein glycosyltransferase subunit STT3B, translating to MEKATDLLSSPQSLFSLKSLKLKTKQQELLIRISILCLVYILAFITRLFSVLRYESMIHEFDPYFNYRTTLYLTQKGFYEFWNWFDSESWYPLGRIIGGTLYPGLMVTAAFIYWILRFLRFAVHIREVCVLTAPFFASNTTLVAYFFGKELWDSGAGLVAAALIAICPGYISRSVAGSYDNEAVAIFALLLTFYLFVKAVKGGSLAWSLASAFGYFYMVSAWGGYIFIINLIPLYVLVLLVTGRYSMRLYVAYNCMYILGMLLAMQIRFVGFQHVQSGEHMAAMGVFFLMQVFYFLDWVKHLLNDQKLFQAFLRITLTCAISVGAIALGVGTASGYISPWTGRFYSLLDPTYAKDHIPIIASVSEHQPTAWSSFMFDFHILLILFPAGLYFCFKRLSDATVFIVMYGLTSMYFAGVMVRLILVATPAVCLISAIAVSATIKNLSQLVRTKTKPTQVGSGKGTTSAKTSSKGALDQSLPYQRNGAIALLVGAFYLLTRYAIHCTWVTSEAYSSPSIVLAARGAHGNRVIFDDYREAYFWLRQNTPSDAKVMSWWDYGYQITAMGNRTVIVDNNTWNNTHIATVGRAMSSYEDEAYEIMRSLDVDYVLVVFGGVTGYSSDDINKFLWMVRIGGGVFPVIKEPDYLVNGEYRVDKGAAPKMLNCLMYKLSYYRFGELTTEYGKPPGYDRARGVEIGNKDIKLEYLEEAYTTSNWIVRIYKVKPPKNRW from the exons ATGGAGAAAGCAACGGATCTGCTCTCATCACCACAGTCACTGTTCTCACTCAAATCGCTAAAGCTGAAAACGAAGCAACAGGAGCTACTGATTCGGATTTCGATCCTATGCCTCGTCTACATTTTGGCATTTATCACTCGGCTATTCAGTGTGCTAAGATACGAGAGCATGATCCACGAATTTGATCCCTATTTCAATTACAGAACGACTTTGTACTTGACTCAGAAAGGTTTTTACGAGTTCTGGAACTGGTTTGACTCGGAGAGTTGGTATCCACTTGGACGTATCATTGGTGGTACGCTTTACCCAGGCCTTATGGTCACTGCTGCCTTCATCTACTGGATACTGAGATTCCTCAG GTTTGCTGTCCATATTCGTGAGGTTTGTGTGCTCACAGCGCCGTTCTTTGCTTCCAACACAACCCTTGTTGCTTACTTCTTTGGGAAAGAGTTATGGGATTCGGGTGCCGGGCTTGTGGCTGCAGCATTGATTGCTATCTGCCCTGGCTACATCTCAAGGTCGGTGGCTGGATCATATGACAATGAGGCGGTTGCAATATTTGCTCTGTTGCTTACTTTCTATTTATTCGTTAAGGCAGTGAAAGGAGGTTCACTTGCTTGGTCTCTGGCCTCAGCTTTTGGGTACTTCTACATGGTTTCAGCTTGGGGTGGTTATATCTTTATCATTAATCTAATCCCACTGTATGTGCTGGTACTCTTGGTTACTGGGAGATATTCAATGAGGCTATATGTTGCTTACAACTGCATGTACATTTTAGGAATGTTGCTAGCCATGCAAATTCGTTTTGTGGGTTTTCAGCATGTACAGTCCGGAGAACATATGGCAGCAATGGGAGTGTTTTTCTTGATGCAG GTGTTTTATTTCTTGGATTGGGTAAAGCATCTACTGAATGATCAGAAGTTGTTTCAAGCTTTCTTAAGGATAACATTGACTTGTGCTATAAGTGTGGGTGCCATTGCTCTTGGAGTTGGCACTGCTTCCGGTTATATCTCTCCATGGACTGGTCGGTTTTACTCACTTCTGGATCCAACTTATGCGAAAGACCACATTCCCATTATTGCTTCTGTTTCTGAGCATCAGCCAACCGCATGGTCATCTTTCATGTTTGATTTCCATATATTGCTAATCCTTTTCCCTGCGGGTCTGTATTTCTGCTTCAAACGACTGTCAGATGCTACTGTATTTATCGTGATGTACGGTCTCACCAGCATGTACTTCGCTGGAGTCATGGTTCGATTGATTCTTGTTGCCACACCTGCAGTATGCCTCATCAGTGCTATTGCTGTCTCAGCAACTATCAAGAATTTAAGTCAGTTGGTGAGGACAAAAACTAAACCTACTCAAGTTGGCTCCGGTAAAGGAACAACTAGTGCAAAGACTTCCTCAAAG GGTGCGCTTGATCAATCTTTGCCCTACCAAAGAAATGGAGCAATTGCATTGCTTGTTGGTGCTTTCTATTTGCTGACTAGATATGCAATCCATTGTACCTGGGTGACGTCAGAGGCATACTCATCCCCCTCCATTGTCCTAGCTGCAAGGGGTGCCCATGGGAATAGGGTTATCTTCGATGACTACCGTGAAGCATATTTTTGGCTGAGGCAGAACACTCCTTCGGATGCTAAGGTGATGTCTTGGTGGGATTATGGTTATCAGATCACTGCCATGGGAAACAGGACTGTCATTGTAGATAATAATACCTGGAACAACACACATATAGCTACAGTTGGACGAGCGATGTCATCTTATGAGGATGAAGCATATGAGATAATGAGATCACTGGATGTGGATTATGTATTGGTTGTGTTTGGTGGTGTAACTGGGTATTCATCGGATGACATAAACAA ATTCTTGTGGATGGTGAGAATAGGTGGTGGAGTTTTTCCTGTCATCAAAGAACCAGATTACCTTGTTAATGGCGAGTATCGTGTTGATAAAGGTGCTGCCCCTAAGATGTTGAACTGTCTAAT GTACAAGCTATCTTATTATCGCTTTGGGGAGCTGACTACAGAATATGGCAAGCCTCCTGG ATATGATAGAGCTAGGGGAGTTGAAATAGGGAACAAGGACATCAAGCTTGAATACTTGGAAGAGGCGTACACGACTTCTAATTGGATAGTGCGAATTTATAAAGTCAAACCGCCCAAGAACAGGTGGTAA
- the LOC107779647 gene encoding E3 ubiquitin-protein ligase RING1-like, which produces MSSPGTFGSGGGGGGATGNQPQNYHCYQCEQTVTITPSPNSELTCPNCNGTFLEESETAPPPSNPNNPDNFPFFSAATTDDLPFGGGGFPIAFSSSAASPAGGAVALDDLSALLSGISGGAAFPSRSPNQFDPFAFLNNYVSTMRAGGANIQLIFENHPGGGGGGGEFRFPGNFGDYFHGPGLEQLIQQLAENDPNRYGAPPAAKSAVAGLPDIKITVELLDSDSSQCAVCKDTFELGEEAKQMPCKHIYHKDCILPWLELHNSCPVCRYELPTDDPDYENRRTSQQQNANSNANNSSNNNTNNNNNTGWVLGGSEGGGENQENSHTPRTVDGRLRIPLQWLFRGLGSPAETSNSGGASGNDTNNRNNDNNRTSNNARGEESNPGSGGQARQEDLD; this is translated from the coding sequence ATGTCGTCGCCCGGAACCTTTGGTAGCGGTGGTGGGGGAGGCGGTGCTACCGGCAATCAACCGCAGAATTATCACTGCTACCAATGTGAACAGACAGTCACCATTACGCCATCGCCAAACTCCGAACTCACATGCCCTAATTGCAACGGTACGTTTCTAGAAGAATCCGAAACCGCTCCACCACCTTCTAACCCTAATAATCCCGATAATTTTCCCTTCTTCTCCGCCGCCACTACCGATGACCTTCCCTTCGGCGGCGGTGGCTTTCCGATTGCTTTCTCCTCCAGTGCCGCTTCCCCTGCCGGCGGTGCCGTCGCTTTGGATGATCTCTCCGCGCTACTCAGCGGTATCTCTGGTGGTGCCGCCTTCCCCAGTCGATCCCCCAATCAATTCGATCCATTCGCTTTCCTCAACAACTATGTGAGTACTATGAGGGCCGGTGGTGCTAATATTCAGTTAATCTTTGAGAACCATCCTGGCGGTGGCGGTGGTGGTGGTGAGTTTAGGTTTCCGGGGAATTTCGGTGACTATTTCCATGGGCCTGGGCTTGAACAATTGATCCAACAGCTTGCGGAGAATGATCCAAACCGTTACGGTGCACCTCCAGCTGCGAAATCGGCTGTTGCTGGGCTTCCGGATATTAAGATCACAGTGGAGTTGTTGGATTCTGATTCATCTCAATGTGCTGTTTGTAAAGATACTTTTGAACTCGGTGAGGAAGCGAAGCAGATGCCTTGCAAACATATATACCACAAGGACTGTATATTGCCATGGCTGGAGTTGCACAATTCTTGCCCCGTTTGTCGCTATGAATTGCCCACCGATGATCCTGATTATGAGAATAGGAGAACATCACAACAGCAGAATGCAAATTCGAATGCCAATAATAGTAGCAATaacaataccaacaacaacaataatactgGTTGGGTATTGGGGGGTTCAGAAGGTGGTGGGGAAAATCAGGAGAATTCTCATACACCTAGGACAGTTGACGGGAGGCTTAGGATACCATTACAATGGCTTTTCAGGGGACTTGGATCACCTGCTGAGACGAGCAATAGTGGAGGAGCGAGCGGCAATGATACTAACAATAGAAACAACGACAACAACCGTACGAGCAACAATGCTCGTGGTGAGGAGTCAAATCCAGGTTCTGGAGGGCAAGCACGGCAGGAGGATCTCGATTAA
- the LOC107779646 gene encoding pentatricopeptide repeat-containing protein At2g13600-like: MLISKLRKLTTLHETRISIHNNEPSFSTFTSKKNYRSLVTMSFTWDKNQEEEESKYSNILRQCVKTSKLDNAKAIHAKLLKNSGSVSSLYLHNHLLNAYMKCGDTVNGLKLFDEMPQKNVVSWTALIAGFVQKGYPIEAFSLFTRMHQSGTKPNEFTFVSALHACSFEDRLNLTHAYQVYGLITRLGFESNVYLVNAFLTALIRHGRLGEALKVFDWCLNKDIVTWNAMLGGCMQSCCSEVPRLWYRMIREGLVPDNFSFASVLTGLAELLDLDLGIQVHGQLVKSGHGSEMCVGNSLVDMYLKNRSLAEGFKAFEEIPLKDVCSWTQMAAGCLNCDEPIEALRVIGEMRRAGVMPNKFTLATAFSSCANTVSFQEGEKVHGLRIKLGDDIDVCVDNAMLDMYVKCGCMDGAFMAFRSMGEHTTVSWTTMIMGYAQNGYPKKALETFNQMREDGADPNYITFICVIYACSQGGLIDEGWKYFTSMSHDYGILPGEDHYACMVNLLGRAGRIREAEKLILSMPFQPGLLVWQTLLGASRLHGDMEAAKRAAERALQVDRVDPSIYVLLSNTFAGLQNWDGVGTLRELMQSRDVKKVPGSSWL; this comes from the coding sequence ATGCTTATTTCTAAACTCAgaaagctcacaactttacatgAAACACGAATTAGTATCCATAATAATGAACCGTCTTTCTCTACATTTACATCAAAGAAAAACTACAGATCGCTTGTCACTATGTCATTCACATGGGACAAGAACCAGGAGGAGGAGGAGAGCAAGTATTCAAATATACTGCGTCAATGTGTGAAGACATCAAAATTGGATAACGCGAAAGCCATTCACGCGAAACTACTGAAAAACTCAGGCAGCGTGTCTTCGCTATACTTGCACAACCATCTTTTAAATGCTTATATGAAATGTGGGGACACGGTGAATGGACTCAAACTGTTTGATGAAATGCCTCAGAAAAATGTAGTATCTTGGACTGCCCTCATTGCTGGCTTTGTGCAGAAGGGATATCCTATTGAAGCTTTCTCTTTGTTTACCCGTATGCACCAGAGTGGAACGAAGCCTAATGAGTTCACTTTTGTGAGCGCTCTCCATGCTTGCTCGTTTGAGGATAGATTAAACTTGACTCATGCATACCAAGTTTACGGACTAATCACAAGACTTGGGTTTGAGTCTAATGTTTACTTAGTGAATGCTTTTTTGACAGCTTTGATAAGGCACGGTAGATTAGGTGAAGCATTGAAGGTTTTTGATTGGTGTTTAAATAAAGATATTGTGACTTGGAATGCGATGCTAGGTGGCTGCATGCAATCTTGTTGCTCGGAGGTGCCAAGGCTTTGGTACAGGATGATCAGGGAAGGACTTGTACCAGATAACTTCAGTTTTGCTAGTGTTCTTACTGGGTTGGCGGAGCTTTTGGATCTTGATTTGGGCATCCAAGTTCATGGCCAACTTGTTAAGTCTGGTCATGGAAGTGAAATGTGTGTAGGGAACTCTTTGGTGGATATGTATTTGAAAAATCGAAGCTTGGCTGAGGGTTTCAAAGCATTCGAGGAGATCCCTTTAAAAGACGTTTGTTCCTGGACGCAGATGGCAGCAGGGTGTTTGAACTGTGACGAGCCAATTGAAGCTCTCAGGGTCATTGGAGAAATGAGAAGGGCAGGAGTGATGCCGAATAAGTTTACTCTAGCAACTGCTTTTAGTTCATGTGCCAATACAGTGTCTTTCCAAGAAGGGGAGAAAGTTCATGGCTTGCGGATCAAACTTGGGGATGACATTGATGTCTGTGTAGATAATGCAATGCTTGACATGTACGTGAAATGTGGTTGCATGGATGGTGCATTCATGGCTTTTCGATCAATGGGTGAACACACTACTGTTTCATGGACCACTATGATTATGGGTTATGCGCAAAATGGATATCCCAAAAAAGCTCTTGAAACTTTCAATCAGATGAGGGAGGATGGGGCAGATCCTAACTATATTACCTTCATATGTGTGATTTATGCTTGCAGCCAAGGAGGACTTATTGACGAGGGATGGAAGTATTTCACTTCAATGAGTCATGACTATGGTATTCTCCCTGGAGAAGATCACTACGCTTGTATGGTTAACCTCCTCGGACGTGCTGGCCGCATTAGAGAAGCTGAGAAATTAATCTTAAGCATGCCATTTCAACCAGGTTTGTTGGTCTGGCAAACCTTGCTTGGAGCATCTCGGCTTCATGGGGATATGGAAGCTGCAAAACGAGCAGCAGAACGAGCATTACAAGTCGACAGAGTCGATCCTTCAATCTACGTGTTACTGTCCAACACATTTGCTGGTCTGCAGAACTGGGATGGTGTTGGAACTTTGCGGGAACTGATGCAAAGTAGGGATGTCAAGAAAGTGCCTGGCTCTAGTTGGCTTTAA